A region of Dictyostelium discoideum AX4 chromosome 1 chromosome, whole genome shotgun sequence DNA encodes the following proteins:
- the tmem56C gene encoding TMEM56 family protein 3 (TRAM, LAG1 and CLN8 homology domain-containing protein), whose product MSSINGIDNIKFDYEFSNSLYYRNSIFFSIIFFIIYKKSSYITENFFGELVKKAYTTLTEKKKLEWDQRVVSMIHAFLVLPFCIISAVESFKYGDIFYFQNDSLLMVLSISSGYFIWDLIICYKDPKLVGTPMIIHAIMGLSSNIYVALPHGRPCFVPIVAILLITEISTIPLNMKGFIQVVNSKSKYYNWSLGAFVITFLVSRCIIGLPFDIYLVYGCIQRWDVFPMDKSLVFITECGIQFFLNSYWSFLLIKKLYQTYLNPIPNHKKNED is encoded by the exons atgtcatcaattaatggaattgataatataaaatttgattatgAATTTAGTAATTCATTATACTATAGGAATTcaattttcttttcaataatatttttcattatatataaaaagtcAAGTTATATTACAGAGAACTTTTTTGGAGAATTAGTTAAAAAAGCATATACAACAttaacagaaaaaaaaaaattagaatggGATCAAAGAGTAGTTTCAATGATACATGCATTTTTAGTTTTACCATTTTGTATAATTTCAGCtgttgaatcatttaaa tatggtgatattttttattttcaaaatgatTCACTTTTAATGGTTTTGTCAATTTCTTCTGGTTATTTCATTTgggatttaataatttgttaTAAAGATCCTAAATTAGTTGGAACTCCAATGATTATTCATGCAATAATGGGTTTATCTTCAAATATTTATGTAGCt ttaccACATGGAAGACCATGTTTTGTTCCAATTGTtgcaattttattaataacagAAATTAGTACAATTCCATTAAATATGAAAGGATTCATTCAGGTtgtaaattcaaaatcaaaatattataattggtCATTGGGTGCATTTGTAATTACATTTTTAGTATCAAGATGTATTATTGGATTACCatttgatatttatttagtttatGGTTGTATTCAAAGATGGGACGTTTTTCCAATGGATAAATCATTGGTATTCATAACAGAGTGTGGAattcaattctttttaaatagttATTGGAGTTtcttattaataaaaaaactatatcaAACTTATTTAAATCCAATTccaaatcataaaaaaaatgaagattaa
- a CDS encoding peptidase C19 family protein, with amino-acid sequence MDSFKTSGFDIYIFQKNVLEASLIFYKSGFSFEKNDEGEIALYIEKWGCKEIPFQNNVKSFKVNGNDIDDIDENDCFKTIEIYFLSGYHKVTIKGEISKEIWPEFKQFLRDIYGCKYIDNSKFQSHCETTINNNNNNNNNNNNNNNNNSSSSSNKPSFSLGGGSTNSKISKFSVLSNSNLKSIAGKSNTTNELFQKRHNLVFGNLGNKITEQNNNNSNNNININNKIKSNTSNETQSNSNNTIDVKKNYEFFRKQYDIIKTKENTDNYDFGIFNDIGDNDEIEEVVNKTNLTKKRERNDEIADNNKFQRKETYESSSSSKSINSNYYNSNSSSSNSSIFSSSNGISGSGSKSSLAISGKHKGLNNLGNTCYMNAILQSLFGIKKLYRDIKDVKNQYFKDDIKLYNQLLKVWDSVNDDEDDLYSSLLLFKSRYSRDIGVDTEDLKDCIDSLIPYFKGYSQHDAHEFLVSFLDLLEEQFKSFLIKKFGGGDDNNNNNNNNNYSNNNISLTLQSSNDSSTSNNTVNGDKDSDKDSEEDEAEKSLEIEKIKKKEIKELNETVNSIIKDICPITANFKSSITNMLQCCKCNDIQYSVEVFNDLSLNVPKNSFSEEKNLNLSDLVEQYLKEEIIERKCSKCKHEKSKIVKVFSNVPNILVLHLKRFKFDTSRNKFLKNNYITEPLESIVLDQYSIDIPENNDGNVNNDNNNNNNEKEKEKEKEKEKEKEKEKEKEKEKEKEKEKEKEKEKEKENEKEKEKENENEKEKESLNDKKEFDIVNVKKEIINENVNIKNEIQNEKLEEMVNTDNGALKEIILKSKKQTVNYSLQSIVKHDGTLDIGHYTCCMNVNNSWKQFDDSEVSSTDRNQVFSTKNGYIFFYLKRSKK; translated from the exons ATGGATAGTTTTAAAACTTCAGGTTttgatatatatatttttcaaaaaaatgttttagaAGCAtctcttattttttataaatctggtttttcttttgaaaagaatg atgaaGGTGAAATTGCACtttatattgaaaaatgGGGATGTAAAGAGATACCTTTTCAAAACAAtgttaaaagttttaaagtAAATGGTAATGATATAGATGACATTGACGAAAATGATTGTTTCAAAACTATagagatttattttttaagtgGATATCATAAAGTTACAATTAAAGGTGAAATTTCTAAAGAGATATGGCCAGAGTTTAAACAATTCTTAAGAGATATATATGGTTGTAAATATATAGATAATAGTAAATTTCAATCTCATTGTGAAactacaataaataataataataataataataataataataataataataataataataatagtagtagtagtagtaataaacCTTCATTTTCACTTGGAGGTGGTAGCACCAACtctaaaatatcaaaattctctgttttatcaaatagtaatttaaaatctattGCTGGGAaatcaaatacaacaaatgaattatttcaaaaaagacATAACCTTGTATTTGGCAATTtaggaaataaaataaccgaacaaaataacaacaacagcaataataatattaatattaataataaaataaaatcgaATACTTCAAATGAAAcacaatcaaattcaaacaaCACCATCGatgtaaaaaagaattacGAATTTTTTCGGAAACAATATGATATTATAAAAACCAAAGAAAACACGGACAACTATGATTTTggtatttttaatgatattgGTGATAACgatgaaattgaagaagttgtaaataaaacaaatttaactAAAAAAAGGGAAAGAAACGATGAAATAGCTGATAATAACAAAtttcaaagaaaagaaacatatgaatcatcatcaagtTCCAAATCTATAAACAGTAATTactataatagtaatagtagtagtagtaatagtagtatttttagtagtagtaatggtatcagtggtagtggtagtaagAGTAGCTTAGCGATATCAGGAAAACACAAAGGTTTAAATAACCTTGGAAATAC ttgtTATATGAATGCAATTTTACAATCACTTTttggtattaaaaaattatatagaGATATTAAAGA cgtaaagaatcaatattttaaagatGATATTAAACTATAtaaccaattattaaaagtttgGGATTCAGTGAATGATGACGAAGATGATTTATattcatctttattattatttaaatcaagatATAGTAGAGATATTGGGGTTGACACAGAGGATTTAAAAGATTGTATTGATAGTTTAATACCATATTTTAAAGGTTACTCACAACATGATGCTCATGAATTTTTAGTttcatttttagatttattagaagaacaatttaaatcatttttaataaagaaatttggtggtggtgatgataataataataataataataataataattattcaaataataatatttcattaaCTCTACAATCTTCAAATGATTCTTCAACTAGCAATAACACAGTGAATGGGGATAAGGATAGCGATAAAGATAGCGAAGAAGATGAGGCAGAGAAATCattagaaattgaaaaaattaaaaaaaaagaaattaaagaattgaaTGAAACTGTAAATTCTATCATTAAAGATATTTGTCCAATAACTGCTAATTTCAAATCATCAATAACAAATATGTTACAATGCTGTAAATGCAATGATATTCAATATTCTGTTGAAGTTTTTAATGATCTATCTTTAAATGTTCCAAAAAATTCCTTTAG tGAAGagaagaatttaaatcttAGTGATTTAGTTgaacaatatttaaaagaagaGATCATTGAAAGAAAGTGTTCAAAATGTAAacatgaaaaatcaaaaatagtaaaagtattttcaaatgtgccaaatattttagttttacacttgaaaagatttaaatttgatactTCAAGAAATAAATTTCTAAAGAATAACTATATTACTGAGCCACTAGAATCTATAGTTTTAGATCAATATTCAATCGATATCcctgaaaataatgatgggaatgtaaataatgataataataataataataacgaaaaagaaaaagaaaaagaaaaagaaaaagaaaaagaaaaagaaaaagaaaaagaaaaagaaaaagaaaaagaaaaagaaaaagaaaaagaaaaagaaaaagaaaaagaaaaagaaaatgaaaaagaaaaagaaaaagaaaatgaaaatgaaaaagaaaaagaaagtttaaatgataaaaaagaatttgatatagtaaatgtaaaaaaagaaataattaatgaaaatgtaaatattaaaaatgaaatacaaaatgaaaaattggAAGAAATGGTCAATACTGATAATGGTGCTCtaaaagaaatcattttaaaatcaaaaaaacaaactgTAAATTATTCACTTCAAAGTATAGTAAAACATGATGGTACGCTTGATATTGGACATTATACATGTTGTATGAATGTAAATAACTCTTGGAAACAATTTGATGACTCTGAAGTTTCTTCAACCGATAGAAATCAAGTTTTTTCAACTAAAAATggttatatatttttttatttaaaacgatcaaaaaagtaa
- the ecmB gene encoding extracellular matrix protein ST310 yields MNKIYLILILFTFVGIILANVEKAEVSCTCDENCNDGNKCTLDKCNNGCCSNTPININDNDECTVDTCNPKTGISHTPVNCDDGNSCTADSCLCGKGCQHVPIACDDNNACTVDSCSNSTGCCHTPLSCDDNNPCTVDSCSNSTGCCHTPINVDDHNACTEDKCTQSGGVTHTPIACDDKNACTVDSCSNSTGCCHTPLSCDDNNACTVDSCSNSTGCVHTPINVDDHNACTEDKCTQSGGVTHTPIACDDKNACTADSCSNSTGCCHTPITCDDNNACTVDSCSNSTGCCHTPINVDDNNACTEDKCTQSGGVTHTPIACDDKNACTVDSCSNSTGCVHTPLACDDKNPCTVDSCSNSTGCCHTPINVDDNNACTEDKCTQSGGVTHTPINCDDNNKCTVDSCSNSTGCCHTPMSCDDNNPCTVDSCSNSTGCVHTPINVDDNNACTEDKCTQNGGVTHTPIACDDKNACTVDSCSNSTGCCHTPLKCDDNNACTVDSCSNSTGCVHTPINVDDNNACTEDKCTQSGGVTHTPISCDDKNPCTIDSCSNSTGCVHTPMSCDDRNPCTSDFCSWEKGCQHVALSCNDFNACTMDSCSNSTGCTHTPIACDDKNACTVDSCSNSTGCVHTPLTCDDNNPCTVDSCSNSTGCCHTPINVDDHNACTEDKCTQSGGVTHTPIACDDKNACTVDSCSNSTGCCHTPLSCDDNNACTVDSCSNSTGCVHTPINVDDNNACTEDKCTQNGGVTHTPIACDDKNACTVDSCSNSTGCCHTPLKCDDNNPCTVDSCSNSTGCVHTPMNVDDNNACTEDKCTQNGGVTHTPIRCDDLNSCTADSCSNSTGCVHTPINCDDNNKCTADSCSNSTGCCHTPISCDDNNPCTVDSCSNSTGCCHTPINVDDNNPCTEDKCTQSGGVTHTPIGCNDNNACTVDSCSNSTGCTHTPMKCDDNNPCTIDSCSNSTGCVHTPMNCDDGNFCTLDSCCSTGCTHTPIIIDDNNPCTVDSCCNSTGVVHTPVDCNDNNVLTCDYCSIKQGGKCIHVPMTQCKTFGKCGDDL; encoded by the exons atgaataaaatatatttaatattaattttattcacTTTTGTTGGTATAATTTTAG ccaACGTTGAAAAAGCTGAAGTATCATGTACATGTGATGAAAATTGTAATGATGGTAATAAATGCACTTTGGATAAATGTAATAACGGTTGTTGCTCAAATACACCAATTAATatcaatgataatgatgaatgtACCGTAGATACTTGTAATCCAAAAACTGGTATTTCTCACACCCCAGTAAACtgtgatgatggtaattCATGCACAGCTGATAGTTGTTTATGTGGTAAAGGTTGTCAACATGTTCCAATTGCatgtgatgataataatgcaTGTACCGTAGATTCTTGCTCAAATTCTACAGGTTGTTGTCATACACCACTTTCATGTGACGATAATAACCCATGTACTGTTGACTCATGCTCAAACTCAACCGGTTGTTGTCATACCCCAATCAATGTTGATGATCATAACGCATGTACTGAAGATAAATGTACTCAATCAGGTGGTGTAACCCATACTCCAATTGCTTGTGACGATAAAAATGCCTGTACCGTAGACTCATGTTCAAATTCAACTGGTTGTTGTCACACCCCACTTTCatgtgatgataataatgcaTGTACCGTAGATTCTTGTTCAAATTCAACTGGCTGTGTCCATACCCCAATCAATGTCGATGATCATAATGCATGTACTGAAGATAAATGTACCCAATCAGGTGGTGTAACTCATACTCCAATTGCTTGTGATGATAAAAATGCTTGTACCGCAGATTCTTGTTCAAATTCAACCGGTTGTTGCCACACCCCAATTACatgtgatgataataatgcaTGTACCGTAGATTCCTGTTCAAATTCAACTGGCTGTTGCCATACTCCAATCAATGTCGATGATAACAACGCATGTACTGAAGATAAATGTACTCAATCAGGTGGTGTAACTCATACTCCAATTGCTTGTGATGATAAAAATGCCTGTACCGTAGACTCATGTTCAAATTCAACTGGTTGTGTCCACACCCCACTTGCCTGTGATGATAAAAATCCATGCACAGTAGACTCATGTTCAAACTCAACTGGCTGTTGCCATACTCCAATCAATGTCGATGATAACAATGCATGTACTGAAGATAAATGTACTCAATCAGGTGGCGTAACCCATACTCCAATTAATTGCGATGATAACA ATAAATGTACCGTAGATTCATGTTCAAACTCAACCGGCTGTTGCCATACCCCAATGTCTTGTGACGATAATAACCCATGTACTGTTGACTCATGTTCAAATTCAACCGGCTGTGTCCATACCCCAATCAATGTCGATGATAATAACGCATGTACTGAAGATAAATGTACTCAAAATGGTGGTGTAACTCATACTCCAATTGCTTGTGACGATAAAAATGCTTGTACCGTAGACTCATGTTCAAATTCAACTGGTTGTTGTCACACCCCATTGAAatgtgatgataataatgcaTGTACAGTAGATTCTTGTTCAAACTCAACTGGTTGTGTCCATACTCCAATCAATGTCGATGATAATAACGCTTGTACTGAAGATAAATGTACCCAATCAGGTGGTGTAACTCATACTCCAATTTCATGTGATGATAAAAATCCATGTACCATTGATTCATGTTCAAATTCAACCGGTTGTGTCCATACCCCAATGTCTTGTGATGATAGAAACCCATGTACTTCAGATTTTTGCTCATGGGAAAAAGGATGTCAACATGTTGCACTCTCATGTAATGATTTCAACGCATGTACAATGGATTCATGTTCCAATTCAACTGGTTGCACTCATACCCCAATTGCCTGTGATGATAAAAATGCATGTACCGTAGACTCATGTTCAAACTCAACTGGTTGTGTCCATACCCCACTTACATGTGATGATAATAACCCATGTACTGTTGACTCATGTTCAAACTCAACCGGATGTTGCCATACCCCAATCAATGTTGATGATCATAATGCTTGCACTGAAGATAAATGTACTCAATCAGGTGGTGTAACTCATACTCCAATTGCTTGTGACGATAAAAATGCTTGTACCGTAGACTCATGTTCAAATTCAACTGGTTGTTGTCACACCCCACTTTCatgtgatgataataatgcaTGTACCGTAGATTCCTGTTCAAACTCAACTGGCTGTGTCCATACCCCAATCAATGTCGATGATAATAATGCATGTACTGAAGATAAATGTACTCAAAATGGTGGTGTAACTCATACTCCAATTGCTTGTGACGATAAAAATGCTTGTACTGTAGATTCATGCTCAAATTCAACTGGTTGTTGTCATACCCCATTGAAATGTGATGATAATAACCCATGTACCGTAGATTCATGTTCAAACTCAACTGGTTGTGTCCATACCCCAATGaatgttgatgataataatgccTGTACTGAAGATAAATGTACTCAAAATGGTGGTGTTACTCATACTCCAATTCGTtgtgatgatttaaattcatgTACTGCTGATTCATGTTCAAATTCAACCGGTTGTGTCCACACTCCAATTAATTGCGATGATAata ATAAATGTACTGCTGACTCATGTTCAAACTCAACTGGCTGTTGTCACACCCCAATTTCatgtgatgataataatccaTGTACCGTAGATTCCTGTTCAAATTCAACTGGTTGTTGTCACACTCCAATCaatgttgatgataataatccaTGTACCGAAGATAAATGTACTCAATCAGGTGGTGTAACTCATACTCCAATTGGatgtaatgataataatgcaTGTACTGTAGATTCATGTTCAAATTCAACTGGTTGTACTCATACACCAATGAAatgtgatgataataatccaTGTACAATTGACTCATGTTCAAATTCAACTGGTTGTGTCCATACCCCAATGAATTGCGACGATGGTAACTTCTGTACTCTTGATTCATGTTGTTCAACTGGTTGTACTCATACaccaattattattgatgaCAATAACCCATGTACAGTCGACTCTTGTTGCAATTCAACCGGTGTCGTCCATACTCCAGTGGATTGTAATGATAACAATGTCCTTACTTGTGATTACTGCAGTATCAAACAAGGTGGTAAATGTATTCATGTTCCAATGACCCAATGCAAAACATTTGGAAAATGTGGCGatgatttataa